Within Bacillus sp. Marseille-Q1617, the genomic segment GATGTCTTCCTGGAAATTGAAGTGCAGGGTGCACAGCAGGTCCGTGATAAGTTCCCGGAAGGATTATTCATTTTCCTGGCACCTCCAAGCCTTTCAGAACTTCAAAACCGTCTTGTAACAAGAGGGACTGAAACAGATGAAGTCATTCAGGGAAGATTGAACACTGCCAGAAAAGAAATTGAAATGATGAATCTTTACGATTATATCGTAGAGAATGACAAGATTGAAAATGCTGTAGAAAAAATCAACTCGATCGTGCAGGCTGAGCACTGCAAAAGAGAAAGAGTTCAACAACGATATATTAAAATGCTGGAGGTTGAATAGATGTTATACCCATCCATTGACTCATTGATGAAAAAGATTGATTCCAAATATTCCTTAGTAAGTGTCGCGGCTAAACGCGCAAGGAACCTTCAGGATACGGGTGATTTCCGCCTGGATAAGTATTCTTCACAAAAATTTGTAGGGAAAGCGCTTGAAGAAATACATGCAGGTCAATTATCCATGAAAGAAAGAGACGAAAAAGCTGTTTACTCCGATGAGTAAAAAAAGCATTTCAACTTCATGAAAAAAACAGAGGGGTGACCCGGGAGATTTTTATTAATCTTTCTGGGACAGCCCCTATTTTCTTTTTAGGTCAACATCCTTCATAATAAAAGGAAGTATAAAG encodes:
- the gmk gene encoding guanylate kinase, with the protein product MNEKGLLIVLSGPSGVGKGTVRKAIFSQEDTKFEYSISMTTRKPREGEVDGVDYFFKSREEFEALIEQGKLLEYAEFVGNYYGTPVDYVRETINKGKDVFLEIEVQGAQQVRDKFPEGLFIFLAPPSLSELQNRLVTRGTETDEVIQGRLNTARKEIEMMNLYDYIVENDKIENAVEKINSIVQAEHCKRERVQQRYIKMLEVE
- the rpoZ gene encoding DNA-directed RNA polymerase subunit omega, with protein sequence MLYPSIDSLMKKIDSKYSLVSVAAKRARNLQDTGDFRLDKYSSQKFVGKALEEIHAGQLSMKERDEKAVYSDE